One Thermoanaerobaculales bacterium DNA window includes the following coding sequences:
- a CDS encoding bifunctional nuclease family protein — translation MSNPAERRPPVKMTVRALVMDPVSNMPVVILQNADESQFLPIWIGVCEANAISLVLEGVPTPRPMTHDLIRDLLGATGFAVDHVFIHSLADSVFLASIHLVNAAGDSREVDSRPSDALALALRTRSDVVVDPEVLIQAAGAEQSQDEAIRSILERLRPEDLGEYEM, via the coding sequence ATGAGCAACCCCGCCGAGCGACGCCCCCCGGTCAAGATGACGGTCCGGGCGCTGGTCATGGACCCGGTGTCGAACATGCCGGTCGTGATCCTGCAGAACGCCGACGAAAGCCAGTTCCTGCCGATCTGGATCGGCGTCTGCGAGGCCAACGCAATCTCGCTCGTGCTCGAGGGCGTGCCGACCCCGCGGCCGATGACCCACGATCTGATCCGCGACCTGCTCGGCGCCACCGGCTTCGCGGTCGACCACGTCTTCATCCACTCGCTCGCCGACAGCGTCTTCCTGGCCTCGATTCACCTCGTCAACGCCGCCGGGGACTCGCGGGAGGTCGATTCCCGCCCCTCCGACGCGCTGGCCCTGGCGCTGCGCACGCGGTCGGACGTGGTGGTCGACCCCGAGGTGCTGATCCAGGCGGCAGGCGCCGAGCAGAGCCAGGATGAGGCGATCCGGTCGATCCTGGAACGGCTGCGCCCGGAAGACCTCGGCGAGTACGAGATGTAG
- a CDS encoding ParB/RepB/Spo0J family partition protein, which yields MSDPSKDNVGLPSKKRMRHDRHFVDELAQRMGEGIGRMLRITAITANQDQPRSTLGDLSELMTSIQKHGVLEPLLVRRRDDGRYQLVSGERRFHAAMQVGLSEVPCVELTVSDEQALEIALVENLQRQDLNAFEEAEGFHTLVAKYGYTHERVAEAVGRSRVTVTETLKLLDLPDRVRTACRHADITAKGVLLEIAKARTASLMLRLIDEIADRQLDRDAIRERRRQLALDADEADNSSAPLPPPTERSRPYTLRFRSPDRVVSLSLSFRTNEQPKREQVIRALETILDELRSGTATDDPEG from the coding sequence GTGTCGGATCCGAGTAAGGACAACGTCGGCCTGCCCTCCAAGAAGCGCATGCGCCACGACCGCCACTTCGTGGACGAGCTCGCGCAGCGGATGGGGGAGGGGATCGGCCGGATGCTCCGGATCACCGCCATCACCGCCAACCAGGACCAGCCCCGTTCCACCCTCGGTGACCTCTCCGAGCTCATGACCAGCATCCAGAAGCATGGCGTCCTCGAGCCCCTGCTGGTCCGCCGCCGCGACGACGGCCGCTACCAGCTCGTCTCCGGCGAGCGCCGGTTTCACGCCGCGATGCAGGTCGGTCTGTCCGAGGTCCCCTGCGTCGAGCTCACCGTCAGCGACGAGCAGGCGCTCGAGATCGCGCTGGTCGAGAATCTCCAGCGACAGGATCTCAATGCTTTCGAAGAGGCCGAGGGGTTCCACACCCTGGTCGCCAAGTACGGATACACCCACGAGCGGGTCGCGGAGGCCGTCGGCCGCTCCCGGGTGACCGTCACCGAGACCCTCAAGCTCCTCGACCTGCCCGACCGGGTGCGCACCGCATGTCGGCATGCCGACATCACCGCCAAGGGGGTCCTGCTCGAGATCGCCAAGGCGCGCACCGCCTCCCTCATGCTTCGCCTCATCGACGAGATCGCCGACCGCCAGCTCGACCGCGACGCGATCCGGGAGCGCCGCCGCCAGCTCGCCCTCGACGCCGACGAGGCCGACAACAGCAGCGCGCCGCTCCCGCCGCCCACCGAGCGCTCACGCCCGTACACCCTCAGGTTCCGCAGCCCGGACCGCGTCGTCAGCCTGTCCTTGTCCTTCCGCACCAACGAGCAGCCGAAGCGGGAGCAGGTGATCCGCGCCCTCGAGACCATCCTCGACGAGCTGCGCAGCGGCACCGCGACCGACGACCCGGAAGGCTGA
- a CDS encoding ParA family protein: MIVAITNQKGGVGKTTTAISLAAGFAQKGLDTLLVDLDPQANSTMSFVDLDRLDGNMFDVLRGTLPLAQVIVPAGLDHLWIAPSRIAMAKLEVSMVGELDAPYRLKDALERLEAGFDAIIIDTPPTLGLITVNALVAATHVLIPIQSSYFALEGTDDLLETIDKIKARPNTELQLLGVLVTMFDHRTILSKQVLKEIKGVFGRLVFKTVITKSVRLEEAPAHQRSIFEHAPRSSGAFEYYRLCEEVLQRVGSE, encoded by the coding sequence ATGATCGTCGCGATCACCAACCAGAAGGGCGGGGTCGGCAAGACCACGACCGCCATCAGCCTCGCAGCCGGGTTCGCGCAGAAAGGCCTGGACACGCTGCTCGTCGATCTCGACCCGCAGGCCAACTCGACGATGTCCTTCGTCGACCTCGACCGGCTCGACGGCAACATGTTCGACGTGCTGCGCGGTACCCTCCCGCTTGCCCAGGTGATCGTGCCGGCGGGCCTCGACCACCTCTGGATCGCGCCGTCGCGGATCGCGATGGCCAAGCTCGAGGTTTCGATGGTGGGTGAGCTCGACGCGCCGTACCGGCTGAAGGACGCTCTCGAGCGTCTGGAGGCGGGTTTCGACGCCATCATCATCGACACCCCGCCCACCCTCGGGCTGATCACCGTCAACGCGCTGGTCGCCGCGACCCACGTCCTGATCCCGATCCAGTCCTCGTACTTCGCCCTCGAGGGCACTGACGACCTCCTGGAGACGATCGACAAGATCAAGGCCAGGCCCAACACCGAGCTGCAGCTCCTCGGCGTGCTGGTCACCATGTTCGACCACCGCACCATCCTCTCGAAGCAGGTCCTCAAGGAGATCAAGGGAGTGTTCGGCCGCCTCGTGTTCAAGACCGTGATCACCAAGTCGGTCCGCCTCGAGGAGGCCCCGGCCCACCAGCGCAGCATCTTCGAGCACGCGCCCCGGTCGAGCGGCGCCTTCGAGTACTACCGGCTCTGCGAGGAGGTCCTGCAGCGTGTCGGATCCGAGTAA